The following are encoded in a window of Anopheles gambiae chromosome X, idAnoGambNW_F1_1, whole genome shotgun sequence genomic DNA:
- the LOC133390943 gene encoding nose resistant to fluoxetine protein 6-like gives MKIGWYISTLSIAVAFFGPAPMGSMHYVYNPLHAASYAAFSPIAWCLFFAWTVFTAHLGYRNWVIDFFSWRGFRITTRISYAIYLTQFPIFFYNVGRTRSPQYFEFWPAVIFNTNEYLVVFLSSFLLTVLFETPFINVKKLLFSNNRHAKQAAGGGDGSTSATEPLAAHPAKLDAAPGSSAGGVCPGMMDENENSRSNGYFECDKSKLNC, from the exons atgaaaatcgGATGGTACATCAGCACACTGTCCATTGCCGTGGCGTTCTTCGGACCGGCCCCGATGGGCTCGATGCACTACGTGTACAATCCGCTGCACGCCGCGAGCTACGCAGCGTTCTCGCCGATAGCGTGGTGTCTCTTTTTTGCCTGGACCGTCTTCACCGCCCACCTGGGCTATCGAA ACTGGGTGATAGACTTTTTCTCGTGGCGTGGGTTCCGCATCACCACCAGAATATCGTACGCTATCTACCTGACGCAGTTTCCCATCTTCTTCTACAACGTTGGCAGAACGCGGTCGCCACAGTATTTCGAGTTCTGGCCAGCCGTTATC TTCAACACTAACGAGTACCTGGTCGTGTTTCTCTCATCCTTCCTGCTGACGGTCCTGTTCGAGACACCGTTCATCAACGTGAAGAAGCTACTGTTCAGTAACAACCGACACGCGAAGCAGGCGGCAGGCGGCGGCGATGGCAGCACAAGCGCCACTGAACCATTGGCAGCGCATCCTGCAAAACTTGACGCAGCACCGGGTAGTAGTGCTGGAGGAGTATGTCCCGGCATGATGGACGAGAATGAAAATAGTCGATCTAATGGGTATTTTGAGTGTGACAAgagtaaattaaattgttaG
- the LOC11175868 gene encoding nose resistant to fluoxetine protein 6, with the protein MKIGWYISTLSIAVAFFGPAPMGSMHYVYNPLHAASYAAFSPMAWCLFFAWTVFTAHLGYRNWVIDFFSWRGFRITTRISYAIYLTQFPIFFYNVGRTRSPQYFEFWPAVIFNTNEYLVVFLSSFLLTVLFETPFINVKKLLFSNNRHAKQAAGGGDGSTSATEPLAAHPAKLDAAPGSSAGGVCPGMMDENENSRSNGYFECDKSKLNC; encoded by the exons atgaaaatcgGATGGTACATCAGCACACTGTCCATTGCCGTGGCGTTCTTCGGACCGGCCCCGATGGGCTCGATGCACTACGTGTACAATCCGCTGCACGCCGCGAGCTACGCAGCGTTCTCGCCGATGGCGTGGTGTCTCTTTTTTGCCTGGACCGTCTTCACCGCCCACCTGGGCTATCGAA ACTGGGTGATAGACTTTTTCTCGTGGCGTGGGTTCCGCATCACCACCAGAATATCGTACGCTATCTACCTGACGCAGTTTCCCATCTTCTTCTACAACGTTGGCAGAACGCGGTCGCCGCAGTATTTCGAGTTCTGGCCAGCCGTTATC TTCAACACTAACGAGTACCTGGTCGTGTTTCTCTCATCCTTCCTGCTGACGGTCCTGTTCGAGACACCGTTCATCAACGTGAAGAAGCTACTGTTCAGTAACAACCGACACGCGAAGCAGGCGGCAGGCGGCGGCGATGGCAGCACAAGCGCCACTGAACCATTGGCAGCGCATCCTGCAAAACTTGACGCAGCACCGGGTAGTAGTGCTGGAGGAGTTTGTCCCGGCATGATGGACGAGAATGAAAATAGTCGATCTAATGGGTATTTTGAGTGTGACAAgagtaaattaaattgttaG